Proteins co-encoded in one Arachis stenosperma cultivar V10309 chromosome 7, arast.V10309.gnm1.PFL2, whole genome shotgun sequence genomic window:
- the LOC130941353 gene encoding zinc finger CCCH domain-containing protein 29-like, translating into MCSGSKSKLSPSDKVMEGELQKQNQDGVHNFSALLELSASDDFEAFRREVEEKGCDVNDAGFWYGRRIGSKKMGFEKRTPLMIASLFGSTRVLRYIIETGMVDVNRACGSDRATALHCAVAGGSESSLEIVKLLLDAHADADCVDASGNKPVNLIAPAFNSLSSSRRKAIELFLRGGERDQLFNQEMEQQMLSSLSLKEGLEKKEGADKKEYPVDVSLPDINNGVYGTDEFRMYSFKVKPCSRAYSHDWTECPFVHPGENARRRDPRKYPYSCVPCPEFRKGSCQKGDSCEYAHGVFESWLHPAQYRTRLCKDETGCSRKVCFFAHKPEELRPVYASTGSAMPSPKSYSASGLDMTAMSPLSLSSSSLPMPTVSTPPMSPLAASSSPKSGSLWANKINLTPPSLQLPGSRLKTALSARDFDMEMELLGLDSPARQQQQQQQLIEEIARISSPSFRSRIGDLNPTNLDDLLAAADPSLLSQLHGISAQPSTPTQLQSSMRQNMNHLRASYPSNVTSSPVRKPSAFGFDSSAAVAAAVMNSRSAAFAKRSQSFIDRSAANHHIGLSSPSNPSCRVSSGLSDWNSPSGKLDWGVNGDELNKLRKSASFGFRNNGAATASPLAQSEHVEPDVSWVHSLVPSESSEIFGAEKKQQFDLSKERLPPWVEQLYIEQEQMVA; encoded by the coding sequence ATGTGCAGTGGTTCAAAAAGTAAGCTTTCTCCCTCGGACAAAGTCATGGAAGGTGAGCTTCAGAAGCAGAATCAGGATGGTGTCCATAACTTCTCAGCTTTGCTTGAGCTGTCTGCATCCGATGATTTCGAAGCTTTCAGAAGAGAAGTTGAAGAGAAGGGTTGTGATGTAAACGACGCAGGCTTTTGGTATGGGAGAAGAATCGGATCAAAGAAGATGGGTTTCGAGAAGAGGACCCCTCTCATGATTGCTTCACTGTTTGGAAGCACCAGGGTGCTGAGGTATATTATTGAGACAGGCATGGTTGATGTGAACAGGGCCTGTGGTTCTGATAGGGCAACAGCTCTCCACTGTGCTGTTGCTGGGGGCTCTGAATCCTCCCTCGAGATCGTCAAGCTCTTGCTCGATGCCCATGCTGATGCCGATTGCGTTGATGCTAGTGGTAATAAGCCTGTTAATCTGATTGCTCCTGCCTTCAATTCTTTGTCAAGTTCAAGGAGGAAGGCCATAGAGTTGTTTCTAAGAGGTGGGGAAAGAGATCAGCTTTTCAACCAGGAGATGGAGCAACAGATGCTCTCTTCTCTCTCGTTGAAAGAAGGATTGGAGAAAAAGGAAGGAGCTGATAAGAAAGAATATCCTGTTGATGTTTCGTTGCCGGACATAAACAATGGTGTCTATGGAACTGACGAGTTCAGGATGTACAGCTTCAAGGTGAAGCCATGCTCAAGGGCTTATTCCCATGATTGGACTGAGTGCCCATTTGTTCATCCAGGGGAGAACGCAAGGAGGAGAGACCCACGCAAGTACCCTTACAGCTGTGTTCCCTGCCCAGAATTCCGCAAAGGGTCCTGCCAGAAGGGAGATTCCTGCGAGTACGCACATGGTGTTTTTGAGTCCTGGCTTCACCCTGCTCAATACAGAACAAGGCTTTGCAAGGATGAGACTGGCTGCAGCAGAAAAGTCTGCTTCTTTGCTCACAAACCCGAGGAGTTGCGTCCTGTGTATGCTTCCACTGGCTCAGCTATGCCTTCGCCAAAATCTTACTCAGCTAGTGGACTTGACATGACGGCGATGAGTCCCCTTTCGCTTAGTTCCTCATCTTTGCCTATGCCAACCGTTTCAACACCACCCATGTCACCCTTGGCAGCTTCTTCATCTCCCAAGAGTGGAAGCTTGTGGgcaaacaaaataaaccttACCCCACCATCATTGCAGCTCCCTGGCAGTCGCTTGAAGACTGCTTTGAGTGCCAGGGATTTTGATATGGAGATGGAACTGCTTGGTCTAGACAGCCCTGCTCGTcaacagcagcagcagcaacaacTAATTGAGGAGATTGCAAGGATCTCTTCTCCATCTTTCAGGAGCAGGATTGGTGATTTGAATCCTACTAACCTTGATGACCTATTAGCAGCTGCTGACCCTTCTCTCCTGTCTCAATTGCATGGAATCTCTGCTCAACCTTCAACTCCTACGCAATTGCAATCGTCGATGCGCCAAAACATGAACCATCTTCGGGCAAGTTATCCATCCAATGTCACTTCCTCACCGGTGAGGAAACCTTCTGCTTTTGGGTTTGACTCTTCAGCTGCTGTGGCAGCTGCAGTGATGAATTCAAGGTCTGCTGCCTTTGCAAAGCGAAGCCAAAGCTTCATTGATCGCAGTGCTGCAAACCACCACATTGGGCTGTCTTCGCCCTCCAACCCCAGCTGCAGGGTCTCCTCTGGCCTTTCAGATTGGAATTCCCCATCTGGGAAGCTTGATTGGGGTGTGAATGGAGATGAACTGAATAAGCTGAGGAAATCAGCTTCTTTTGGATTCAGAAACAATGGGGCAGCAACTGCCTCCCCTTTGGCACAGTCAGAACATGTTGAGCCAGATGTCTCATGGGTTCATTCATTGGTTCCTTCTGAAAGTTCTGAGATATTTGGTGCTGAGAAGAAGCAACAGTTTGATCTCAGTAAAGAAAGGCTTCCACCATGGGTGGAGCAGTTGTATATAGAGCAGGAGCAGATGGTAGCATAA